Proteins from a single region of Peromyscus eremicus chromosome 9, PerEre_H2_v1, whole genome shotgun sequence:
- the Chrna2 gene encoding neuronal acetylcholine receptor subunit alpha-2 isoform X2 — MMTTNVWLKQEWKDYKLCWDPAEFGNITSLRVPSEMIWIPDIVLYNNADGEFAVTHMTKAHVFFTGTVHWVPPAIYKSSCSIDVTFFPFDQQNCKMKFGSWTYDKAKINLEQMEQMVDLKDYWESGEWAIINATGTYNSKKYDCCVEIYPDVTYYFVIRRLPLFYTINLIIPCLLISCLTVLVFYLPSECGEKITLCISVLLSLTVFLLLITEIIPSTSLVIPLIGEYLLFTMIFVTLSIVITVFVLNVHHRSPSTHNMPTWVRVALLGRVPRWLMMNRPLPPVELHGSPGLKLSPTYHWLETNTDAEEREETEEEEEDEDICMCGGLPDPSVGVLYGHGSLHLRALGPEAKAPSQDSELMLSPQIQKALEDVHYIADHLRSEDADSSVKEDWKYVAMVVDRIFLWLFIIVCFLGTIGLFLPPFLAGMI, encoded by the exons GAGTGGAAGGACTACAAACTGTGCTGGGACCCAGCTGAGTTTGGCAACATCACCTCCCTCCGGGTCCCTTCAGAGATGATCTGGATCCCAGACATTGTCCTCTACAACAA TGCAGACGGGGAGTTTGCTGTGACCCACATGACCAAGGCCCACGTCTTCTTCACGGGAACTGTGCACTGGGTGCCCCCGGCCATCTACAAGAGCTCCTGCAGCATCGACGTGACCTTCTTCCCCTTCGACCAGCAGAACTGTAAGATGAAGTTTGGCTCCTGGACCTATGACAAGGCCAAGATCAACCTGGAGCAGATGGAGCAGATGGTGGACCTGAAGGACTACTGGGAAAGCGGCGAGTGGGCTATCATCAACGCCACCGGGACCTATAACAGCAAGAAGTATGACTGCTGTGTGGAGATCTACCCGGACGTCACCTACTACTTTGTTATCCGCCGGCTGCCGCTCTTCTACACCATCAACCTCATCATCCCGTGCCTGCTCATCTCCTGCCTCACGGTGCTGGTCTTCTACCTGCCCTCCGAGTGCGGAGAGAAGATCACGCTCTGCATCTCGGTGCTGCTCTCGCTCACCGTCTTCCTGCTCCTCATCACAGAGATCATCCCGTCCACCTCGCTGGTCATCCCACTCATCGGCGAGTACCTGCTCTTCACCATGATCTTCGTCACCCTCTCCATCGTCATCACGGTCTTCGTGCTCAATGTACACCACCgctcccccagcacccacaacatgCCCACGTGGGTGAGGGTGGCCCTGCTAGGCCGGGTGCCCCGCTGGCTGATGATGAACCGCCCCCTGCCGCCTGTGGAGCTCCATGGCTCTCCGGGTCTGAAGCTAAGTCCTACTTATCACTGGCTGGAGACCAACACagatgctgaagaaagggaggagacagaggaagaggaggaggatgaagatatatgtatgtgtggaggccttCCAGACCCCTCCGTGGGTGTCCTCTATGGTCATGGCAGCCTGCATCTGAGGGCCCTGGGGCCTGAGGCCAAGGCTCCATCACAGGATAGCGAGCTTATGCTGTCACCTCagatacagaaagcactagaagatgTACACTACATTGCTGACCACCTGAGGTCTGAGGATGCTGACTCTTCG GTGAAGGAAGACTGGAAGTATGTGGCCATGGTGGTAGATCGGATATTCCTCTGGCTGTTCATTATCGTCTGCTTCCTGGGGACCATTgggctcttccttcctccattcttgGCTGGAATGATCTGA